In a genomic window of Ipomoea triloba cultivar NCNSP0323 chromosome 3, ASM357664v1:
- the LOC116014197 gene encoding transcription factor SCREAM2-like codes for MVPREQKRTTLHEKLQLLRSVTNSHAVSETSIIVDASKYIQELKQKVEIANQELAASQISSSSCPKFSVETLEKGFLVKVYSERSCPGLLVALLEAFEELGLNVLEARVSCTDNFHLQAFGGENDENEDGISSGVVIEAVSEAIKNWSEGNDHQD; via the exons ATGGTTCCCAGGGAGCAAAAGAGAACCACCCTGCATGAGAAGCTTCAACTCCTCCGATCCGTCACCAACTCTCACGCT GTGAGTGAAACATCAATCATAGTAGATGCATCAAAGTACATCCAAGAACTAAAGCAAAAGGTGGAAATAGCAAACCAAGAATTGGCAGCTTCCCagatttcttcatcatcatgtCCC AAATTTTCAGTGGAAACCCTAGAAAAGGGTTTCTTGGTGAAAGTATATTCAGAAAGAAGCTGTCCTGGCTTGCTTGTTGCCTTACTTGAAGCTTTTGAGGAGCTTGGCCTGAATGTCCTCGAAGCTAGGGTTTCTTGTACAGACAACTTCCATCTCCAAGCATTTGGAGGAgag AATGACGAGAATGAAGATGGGATAAGTAGCGGAGTGGTGATAGAAGCGGTTTCGGAAGCAATCAAGAATTGGAGTGAGGGCAATGATCATCAAGACTAA